TTTAGAGTTGAGAGATAAATTTACCTCAAGAATCAATAGAGATGATTTGCAAATAAATTATGATGAAGCTATAAATAATTTTTTCGAGGATTGCCGTGAAATGAATGAAATCCAAAGATTGTTAATGGAAGCCGTTCAGGAGATAAAAGATATTTTAACTAGAATCAGATTGGTATATGATAAAAAACCTTTTGGTAAATTTTCAATGGGACTAATAGTTAAGCTTTTATTCAGTTGTCTTATTGATGCCGACCGATATGATACATATAGCTTTATGGTATCAAAAGACATAACGGATAACGAAAACGATATATTTAAAAACTGTTTGTGGACAGGACTTTCAGAGCATTTAAATAAAAAGCTGGAAGGCTTACCGAAGCTATCTCATATAGATTTGTTACGAAATGAAATATCACAATCTTGTAAAAGTTTTGCCAAAAATAAAACAGGTATATATAAGCTCTTAGTACCTACTGGTGGAGGAAAAACGCTATCAAGCCTTAGATACGCCTTAGAACATGCCCGAAAATTTAAGAAAGACAGAATTGTTTACATAATACCATTTACCACTATAATAGACCAGAATTCTAAAGAAATTAAGGATTTTTTGGATAGAGAGGACATTATTTTAGAGCATCATTCTAATCTGATAATAGACAATGAAAATGAAGATTATAAGCTTTTGACCGAAAGATGGGACAGTCCTATAATTCTGTCAACAATGGTACAGTTTCTAAATACTCTTTTTAACGGGGGAACTCAAAGTGTCAGAAGATTGCACAATCTTGTAAACTCAATAATTATCTTTGACGAAATCCAAGCCATACCAATCAAATGTATTAGCATGTTTAACTATGCTATAAATTTTTTGTCTAAAATTTGCAATACAACGGTGATTCTTTGTACAGCTACTCAACCTATGCTTTCAATGACTGATAGACCATTATTTATTGAGGAAAATACAGATATTATCTCTAACGTAGGTGAAAAATTCAGAGATTTTAAAAGAACAAAGGTTATACCAAAAATAAAGTCCGGAGGTTATAGTATACAAGACCTGAAGGATTTTTCTTCAGGTTTAATGGAACAGGTAAACAGCACTTTAATTATACTTAATACAAAGAAAGCAGCCAAAGAATTGTTTAAAGGAATTAATGAAGAGAATTCAAAGTTATCAAAAGATAAAAGAGCTTTGGTATTTCATTTGAGTACGAATATGTGTCCCGCCCACAGAATAGAATCGCTTGATAAGATAAGAAAAGTCCTTGGCAAGAAGAAAGTAATTTGTGTCAGTACTCAGCTGATTGAAGCAGGAGTAAACATTTCATTTGAGTGTGTTGTACGTTCTCTGGCAGGATTGGACAGTATCGCCCAGGCAGCCGGAAGATGTAACCGACACGCTGAGAGCAGTTGTGGAAATGTTTATGTTATAAATATGGACGCCGGTAGTGAAAATGTCAGCAGGCTTTTGGAGATAAAAACAGGTCGGGATAAAACATTGCGGTTTTTTGAAGAGTTTAAACAGAATCCCGAAGCTTTTGATAGCGACTTACTCTCGCCGAAAGCTATTGATAAATATTTTGAGTACTATTTCAATGAATTGAAATTACAAATGAATTACACTCTTCCAAAGCCATATGCCGATAAAACTATGTTTGATTTACTCTCGGAGAATAAGCAAGCTGTACAAGACTATATTGACAGAAATCAAGTAAAACCTGACTTAATGCTGTACAATTCCTTCAAGACGGCGGGTGATTATTTCAAGGTTATAGACCAAAATACAGTTGGTGTAATTGTTCCATATGGAAAGGGAGAAGAGTTAATAACAAATATTAATGGTAAATGCAATATTAAGGACTTAAAAAAATATTTAAAGGAGGCTCAGCAGTACTCGGTTAATTTATACGATCAGGAATATAGAAATTTGAACGACTTGGGAGCTTTTATACAGTTGAATAACGGAGGGGTGATTACACTTAGAAAGGAATTTTATGACGAACAAGTAGGCATAACAGATGAGAACCAACAAATGGAATTTTTAAATTATTGAGGTGAAAATGATGGAAAGAGCAAACAGCGTGGAATTTAAGGTTAGTGGAAGGTATGCACTTTTCAGTGACCCGATAAACAGGATTGGAGGTGAAAAAATTTCATACCAAATACCTACCTATCAGGCTATAAAGGGTATTTTGGAGAGCGTTTACTGGAAACCAACATTTATTTGGTATATTGATGAACTTAGAGTTATGAAATATATTAAAACCCAGTCACAGGGTATACGACCTATCAATTATACAGGCGGGAATACTCTATCAATCTATTCATATCTTACTGACGTGGAATATCAGGTTAAAGCTCATTTTGAGTGGAACTATAACCGTAAGGATTTAGGTAAGGACAGAAATGAAAATAAGCATTTCATAGTCGCTAACAGAATGATTGAAAGAGGCGGAAGACGTGACATTTTCCTTGGTACACGGGAATGTCAGGGGTATGTGGAGCCATGCAAATTTGGAGAGGGTAAAGGAGATTATGACAATTACGGAGAGATATCTTTCGGAATAATGTTTCACGGGTTTGATTACCCTGACGAGGCATATGATGAATCAGGCAGGGACAAGCTTGTGGCAAGGCTATGGTATACGAAAATGGAAGACGGATATATAAAATTCATCAGACCTGAAAATTGTGAGATAAAGCGTGAGATAAAAACTATGAAAATGAAAGAATTTAAAAATAGTAATTTTAGCGGTCTTAAAGAATTTGAAGAGGGAGGTGAAATACTTGGGTTGGATTAATAAACTTTATGATACATATGAAAATTGTATAAGTGAAGTTGGAAAACCCCGAACCGATAAAAAAACTCCTTTGCTGCCTGTTGGACATTCTACACAAAATGCACAAATTGGGGTTGTTATTGATATTGAAGGAAATTTTCGCCGTGCCAGAATTTTGGATAAGAATGAGCAGGTTACTATAATTCCCGTAACAGAAGACTCTGCAACAAGAAGCAGTGGAATCTCGCCACATCCCTTATGCGACAAGCTTCCATATGTTGCAGGAGATTTTTCTCAATATGTAAATAAGGAAAAGGGTAAAGATTTTTTTAATAAATATATCGAACAGCTTGAAGACTGGTGTAGTTCAGAGGATAAAAATAAAAAGGTTTGTGCTGTCTTTGATTATTTAAAAAAGAAGCAGCTTATTGCAGACTTGGTCGAACAAAAAGTATTGTACTGTGATGAAAGCGGTAATTTAAAAAAAGACATAAAGCTCGGAACAGTTTCTCAAATAGATGCATTTATAAGATTCGTAGTTGAGGATACAGGAAATTCAAGTAGTGAGACAGCTGTTTGGCTGGATAATGAGGTTTATAAAAGCTATATTAAATACTACCTTAAAAAGCAGAATGGGGCAGATATATGTTATATAAAAGGGGAGAAGATTCCATACTCGGAAAAGCATCCTTCTAAAGTAAGAAATTCAGGAGATAAGGCAAAGTTAATATCAGCTAATGATGAAAGCGGGTTTACATACCGGGGTAGGTTCTCTGACAAAAAACAAGTGATAATTGTTAGCTATGAAGTTTCTCAAAAAGCACACAATGCACTTCGCTGGCTTATTGACATTCAGGGTTATAGGTTTGGAAATCCTAAGGATGGGGAAGAGGTAATTGTGGCATGGGGTACAAATAATCAAAAGGTTCCTCCCTTATTAGAGGATACCGATGATATTTTTGGGGAAGAAGGGGATTCACTGACCATAGTATCTACCCAGAAGGAATATGCACGTAGGCTTAACAAGGCAATTTCAGGATACGGGTGTGAGCTTGACACCAATGCAGATATAGTAATAATGGGACTTAATTCTGCGACAACCGGAAGGCTGTCTATAACATATTTCAGAGAGTTAAAAGGACCAGACTTTCTGAACAGGATTGAAAAGTGGCACAACACGTGTAGCTGGAGGCACAGCTATAAAAGGATTCAGGATGGGACTGATGAAAAAGGAAAGAACAAGTATAAAACAATAGAATTTATTGGGGCCCCGGCTCCAAAAGAAATTGTCAGGGCTGCATTTGGTATCGAAAGAAATGAAAGGCTTGAGGTTGATGACAAATTAATGAAATCAACAATAGAAAGGTTGCTACCATGTATTATTGATGGTGCCAGATTACCTTACGATATTGTTAATTCAGCCGTGAATAGGGCATCTAATCCAATTTCCATGAACCCGTTTAATTGGGAAAAGTCACTAAGCATTGCATGTTCATTAGTTAAAAAATATAGAAATGATAAATATCAAAAGGAGGAATGGGATATGGCACTTGATGAAAATCAAAATGACAGGAGCTACCTTTTTGGAAGATTACTTGCAATCGCACAGGAAATTGAATCGTGGGCTATCAGTACTACAGGAGAAAGAAGGGAAACTAATGCAGAGAGGCTTATGCATCAA
This region of Clostridium sp. BNL1100 genomic DNA includes:
- a CDS encoding CRISPR-associated helicase/endonuclease Cas3 translates to MFIAHIREDGTEQSVREHLENVSLLCAKACKKISLENTGRLIGLLHDMGKETIEFKNYIKYSFLHPEDKSMKGKIDHATAGAKFIYKTYYCSKDPYEKLTAQIICLVICSHHGGLIDCIDLELRDKFTSRINRDDLQINYDEAINNFFEDCREMNEIQRLLMEAVQEIKDILTRIRLVYDKKPFGKFSMGLIVKLLFSCLIDADRYDTYSFMVSKDITDNENDIFKNCLWTGLSEHLNKKLEGLPKLSHIDLLRNEISQSCKSFAKNKTGIYKLLVPTGGGKTLSSLRYALEHARKFKKDRIVYIIPFTTIIDQNSKEIKDFLDREDIILEHHSNLIIDNENEDYKLLTERWDSPIILSTMVQFLNTLFNGGTQSVRRLHNLVNSIIIFDEIQAIPIKCISMFNYAINFLSKICNTTVILCTATQPMLSMTDRPLFIEENTDIISNVGEKFRDFKRTKVIPKIKSGGYSIQDLKDFSSGLMEQVNSTLIILNTKKAAKELFKGINEENSKLSKDKRALVFHLSTNMCPAHRIESLDKIRKVLGKKKVICVSTQLIEAGVNISFECVVRSLAGLDSIAQAAGRCNRHAESSCGNVYVINMDAGSENVSRLLEIKTGRDKTLRFFEEFKQNPEAFDSDLLSPKAIDKYFEYYFNELKLQMNYTLPKPYADKTMFDLLSENKQAVQDYIDRNQVKPDLMLYNSFKTAGDYFKVIDQNTVGVIVPYGKGEELITNINGKCNIKDLKKYLKEAQQYSVNLYDQEYRNLNDLGAFIQLNNGGVITLRKEFYDEQVGITDENQQMEFLNY
- the cas5c gene encoding type I-C CRISPR-associated protein Cas5c, with protein sequence MERANSVEFKVSGRYALFSDPINRIGGEKISYQIPTYQAIKGILESVYWKPTFIWYIDELRVMKYIKTQSQGIRPINYTGGNTLSIYSYLTDVEYQVKAHFEWNYNRKDLGKDRNENKHFIVANRMIERGGRRDIFLGTRECQGYVEPCKFGEGKGDYDNYGEISFGIMFHGFDYPDEAYDESGRDKLVARLWYTKMEDGYIKFIRPENCEIKREIKTMKMKEFKNSNFSGLKEFEEGGEILGLD
- the cas8c gene encoding type I-C CRISPR-associated protein Cas8c/Csd1, coding for MKYLGWINKLYDTYENCISEVGKPRTDKKTPLLPVGHSTQNAQIGVVIDIEGNFRRARILDKNEQVTIIPVTEDSATRSSGISPHPLCDKLPYVAGDFSQYVNKEKGKDFFNKYIEQLEDWCSSEDKNKKVCAVFDYLKKKQLIADLVEQKVLYCDESGNLKKDIKLGTVSQIDAFIRFVVEDTGNSSSETAVWLDNEVYKSYIKYYLKKQNGADICYIKGEKIPYSEKHPSKVRNSGDKAKLISANDESGFTYRGRFSDKKQVIIVSYEVSQKAHNALRWLIDIQGYRFGNPKDGEEVIVAWGTNNQKVPPLLEDTDDIFGEEGDSLTIVSTQKEYARRLNKAISGYGCELDTNADIVIMGLNSATTGRLSITYFRELKGPDFLNRIEKWHNTCSWRHSYKRIQDGTDEKGKNKYKTIEFIGAPAPKEIVRAAFGIERNERLEVDDKLMKSTIERLLPCIIDGARLPYDIVNSAVNRASNPISMNPFNWEKSLSIACSLVKKYRNDKYQKEEWDMALDENQNDRSYLFGRLLAIAQEIESWAISTTGERRETNAERLMHQFKLHPYKTWGTITNKLRPYIARLGEKGKKYVELKTKVNSMISYEDFTSSEPLKDSYILGYYCQRQVFIDEMNRKIAEKNEKKLENLN